Proteins encoded by one window of Desulfovibrio sp.:
- a CDS encoding ribonuclease catalytic domain-containing protein, translating to MSDCVRYPAPGCVVEYMEGNAVQIALITEEAGGRLRLLLPNRRETRLNASRLLPWLGPLHGADLGRDEAVRLLEQHKKCREDLASDVPVMDVWELAQGEVNVAPATWFAELFTSDPSADQVSAYGRALLACKSHFRFQPPDFQVFPADMVEKRLVEEKTRLEREALIAGGAAFLRMLWDVACRKRELPPPPAEGASSGEWPSADVAESLEEVLRSRMVDPEGQEFDALWRTLGKGLPDVPHLPLQLLVAWGKVPPHYNFWLDRAGFAPGDDWWTAYRDEVDALVHAAESGQMPDAALFTPAAPTPCMCDDAAASIPAAAPAISLLFEPGPLPESPLPFVSIDSASTRDVDDAFHVQSTDDGYLLTLALACPALYWRFGGALDRAVLHRGTSIYLPEGDCHMLPEVLGTAAYSLLAGTPRPALCVEIPVDAHGRYGSCRTYLARVRLAANLTYRDSQAVLNAQSEGVALPDNPAAAHAGQLSVGLELARKRQNARIEDGAVVMDRPDPVISLEGEGADVRVHVGPDYCAPDAQMLVAEMMIVASAAVAHWARERGMAMLHRVQDVVLPREYAGVWSTPQDMTRIMRALTPSGLEVQARPHAALGLDRYTPVTSPLRRYPDLVNEAQVVHFLCTGQPRWSEDALVSLLHALSPALDGAGQVQRFRPRYWKLLFFRQQGDKVWWSGVITEENDAFVSVSLPDQGMFVRGRRKLFDDRAHPGLQVDVRIGKVHPLYNEIMILEAATTG from the coding sequence ATGTCGGATTGTGTGCGCTACCCAGCGCCGGGCTGCGTGGTGGAATATATGGAGGGCAATGCTGTTCAGATTGCCCTGATTACCGAAGAGGCCGGGGGGCGTTTGCGCCTTCTTTTGCCCAACCGCCGTGAAACGCGGCTCAATGCCTCGCGTCTGCTGCCCTGGCTCGGCCCCTTGCACGGGGCGGATCTTGGCCGCGACGAGGCTGTGCGCCTGCTTGAACAGCATAAAAAATGCCGTGAGGATCTGGCCAGCGACGTGCCCGTCATGGACGTGTGGGAGCTGGCTCAGGGCGAGGTAAACGTGGCTCCTGCCACGTGGTTTGCCGAGCTTTTTACCTCCGACCCCTCTGCGGACCAGGTGTCCGCCTATGGCCGCGCCCTGCTGGCGTGTAAAAGCCACTTTCGCTTTCAGCCGCCGGACTTTCAGGTCTTTCCCGCTGACATGGTTGAAAAACGCCTGGTGGAAGAAAAAACCCGCCTTGAACGTGAAGCCCTCATAGCGGGCGGCGCGGCCTTTTTGCGCATGCTCTGGGACGTGGCCTGTCGCAAGCGCGAACTGCCGCCGCCACCGGCGGAAGGCGCGAGCAGCGGCGAGTGGCCGTCCGCAGACGTTGCGGAAAGTCTTGAAGAAGTGCTGCGTTCCCGCATGGTTGATCCTGAAGGGCAGGAGTTCGATGCCCTGTGGCGCACCCTTGGCAAGGGGCTGCCCGATGTGCCCCATTTGCCCCTGCAACTGCTGGTGGCCTGGGGCAAGGTGCCGCCGCACTACAATTTCTGGCTGGACCGCGCTGGCTTTGCCCCCGGCGACGACTGGTGGACGGCGTACCGCGATGAAGTGGACGCGCTGGTTCACGCCGCCGAGAGCGGCCAAATGCCCGATGCGGCGCTTTTTACGCCTGCCGCGCCGACGCCGTGCATGTGCGACGATGCCGCCGCGTCCATCCCTGCTGCCGCCCCGGCGATTTCCCTGCTTTTTGAACCCGGCCCGCTGCCCGAAAGTCCCCTGCCCTTTGTCAGCATAGACAGCGCCAGCACCCGTGACGTTGACGACGCCTTTCATGTGCAGTCCACGGATGACGGCTATCTGTTGACGTTGGCCCTGGCCTGCCCCGCCCTGTACTGGCGCTTTGGCGGCGCTCTGGACAGAGCGGTGCTGCACCGCGGCACCAGCATCTACCTGCCCGAAGGCGACTGCCACATGCTGCCGGAAGTTCTGGGCACGGCCGCGTATTCGCTGCTGGCGGGCACGCCGCGCCCTGCGCTGTGCGTGGAGATTCCGGTGGACGCCCATGGCCGTTACGGCTCGTGCCGTACCTATCTGGCCCGCGTGCGCCTTGCCGCCAACCTGACCTACCGCGACAGCCAGGCCGTGCTCAATGCCCAGTCCGAGGGCGTTGCCCTGCCCGACAATCCTGCTGCCGCGCATGCCGGGCAACTGTCCGTGGGGCTTGAACTGGCCCGCAAACGACAGAACGCCCGCATTGAAGACGGGGCCGTGGTGATGGACAGGCCCGATCCCGTCATATCGCTTGAGGGCGAGGGGGCCGACGTGCGCGTGCATGTGGGGCCCGACTACTGCGCGCCCGATGCGCAGATGCTGGTGGCGGAAATGATGATTGTTGCCAGCGCCGCTGTGGCCCACTGGGCCAGGGAGCGCGGCATGGCCATGCTGCACAGGGTGCAGGACGTGGTTTTGCCCCGTGAATACGCTGGCGTCTGGAGTACCCCGCAGGACATGACGCGCATAATGCGTGCGCTGACTCCTTCGGGGCTTGAAGTGCAGGCCCGGCCTCACGCGGCTCTGGGGCTTGATCGCTACACGCCCGTGACCTCGCCCCTGCGCAGGTATCCTGATCTTGTCAACGAGGCTCAGGTAGTGCATTTCTTGTGTACAGGACAACCCCGCTGGAGCGAAGACGCGCTTGTGAGCCTTTTGCACGCGCTTTCGCCCGCACTGGACGGCGCCGGACAGGTGCAGCGCTTCCGCCCGCGTTACTGGAAGCTGCTGTTCTTTCGGCAGCAGGGTGACAAGGTGTGGTGGTCCGGCGTGATCACGGAGGAAAACGACGCCTTTGTGAGCGTGAGTCTTCCGGATCAGGGCATGTTTGTGCGGGGCAGGCGTAAGCTTTTTGACGACAGGGCGCACCCAGGATTGCAGGTGGATGTGCGCATCGGCAAGGTACACCCCCTGTATAACGAGATCATGATTCTGGAAGCGGCCACCACAGGGTAG
- a CDS encoding cache domain-containing protein → MSNIIHQSGGSRTLIMQEPEKPQLYRELFPYTSICRTSFDEVLLAPRPAEQMRITDTTFRDGQQARPPYTVKQVAKMFDFLHRLGGKTGLITASEFFLYSAKDRKCIDVCRARGYRFPRVTAWIRATKDDLKLARDMEFDETGMLTSVSDYHIFLKLGKTRQQAMDMYVGMAEQALEWGIIPRCHFEDITRADIYGFCLPLAQRLMELSSQSGMPVKIRLCDTMGYGVPYPGAALPRSVQRIVRAFTDEAGVPGQWLEWHGHNDFHKVLVNGVTAWLHGCGAVNSTLFGFGERTGNTPLEALLIEYISLTGDDAAADTTILDEVAQFFEKELHYRIPHNYPFVGRDFNATSAGVHADGLAKNEEIYNIFDTNHLLGRPVPIIITDKTGRAGVAYWINTNLHLEKDQQVSKKHPAVGSIYDAIMAVYEETGRTTHFSHEEMEALVQKFMPELFASEFDHMKQLAGELAANIIVRLVRNKDLLDFGKKACGRLDEFVREYPFIQYCYLTDAQGRLKCSAITDPVYKETYEALPIGYDFSGRQWFKMPMQSGDLHIMDVYQSHFTGKLIITVSCAVTDEKDKIVGVIGVDIQLEELLKRARSLQHEVDEHDDGD, encoded by the coding sequence ATGAGCAATATCATCCATCAAAGCGGAGGCAGCCGCACCCTGATCATGCAGGAGCCTGAAAAACCCCAGCTCTACCGCGAACTTTTTCCCTATACCAGTATTTGCCGCACGTCCTTTGACGAAGTGCTGCTCGCTCCGCGCCCTGCGGAACAGATGCGCATTACCGACACCACCTTTCGTGACGGCCAGCAGGCGCGCCCGCCCTATACGGTCAAGCAGGTGGCCAAGATGTTTGACTTTCTGCATCGTCTTGGCGGCAAAACCGGCCTCATCACCGCCTCGGAATTTTTTCTTTATTCCGCCAAGGACCGCAAGTGCATCGACGTGTGCCGCGCCAGGGGCTACCGCTTTCCCCGGGTGACGGCCTGGATACGCGCCACCAAGGACGACCTCAAGCTGGCCCGCGATATGGAATTTGACGAAACCGGCATGCTCACCAGCGTGTCGGACTACCATATTTTTCTCAAGCTGGGCAAAACCCGCCAGCAGGCCATGGACATGTATGTGGGCATGGCCGAACAGGCGCTGGAGTGGGGCATCATACCCCGCTGCCACTTTGAGGACATCACCAGGGCCGACATTTACGGCTTCTGCCTGCCCCTTGCCCAGCGGCTCATGGAACTTTCGAGCCAGAGCGGCATGCCTGTCAAAATCCGCCTGTGCGACACCATGGGCTATGGCGTGCCCTACCCCGGCGCGGCGCTGCCCCGCTCGGTGCAGCGCATCGTGCGCGCCTTTACCGATGAGGCAGGGGTACCCGGCCAGTGGCTTGAATGGCACGGCCACAACGACTTCCACAAGGTGCTGGTCAACGGCGTCACCGCGTGGCTGCACGGCTGCGGCGCGGTCAACAGCACGCTTTTCGGCTTTGGCGAGCGCACCGGCAACACCCCGCTGGAAGCCCTGCTCATTGAGTACATCTCCCTCACGGGCGACGATGCTGCGGCAGACACCACCATTCTGGACGAAGTAGCCCAGTTTTTTGAAAAAGAACTGCACTACCGCATCCCCCACAACTATCCCTTTGTGGGACGCGACTTCAACGCCACCAGCGCGGGCGTACACGCCGACGGCCTGGCCAAGAACGAAGAAATCTACAATATCTTCGACACCAACCATCTGCTCGGCCGTCCCGTGCCCATCATCATCACCGACAAGACGGGCCGCGCCGGCGTGGCGTACTGGATCAACACCAATCTCCATCTTGAAAAAGACCAGCAGGTCTCCAAAAAGCATCCTGCCGTGGGCAGCATCTACGACGCCATCATGGCCGTTTACGAAGAGACCGGGCGCACCACCCACTTCTCGCACGAAGAAATGGAAGCGCTGGTGCAAAAGTTCATGCCCGAACTCTTTGCTTCGGAATTCGACCACATGAAGCAGCTGGCGGGCGAACTGGCCGCCAACATCATTGTGCGGCTCGTGCGCAACAAGGATCTGCTGGACTTCGGCAAAAAGGCCTGCGGCAGACTGGACGAATTCGTACGCGAATATCCCTTTATCCAGTACTGCTACCTCACGGACGCCCAGGGCCGCCTCAAGTGCTCGGCCATCACCGACCCCGTGTACAAGGAAACCTACGAAGCCCTGCCCATCGGCTACGACTTCTCCGGCCGCCAGTGGTTCAAGATGCCCATGCAGAGCGGCGACCTGCACATTATGGACGTGTACCAGTCGCACTTCACGGGCAAGCTCATCATCACCGTGTCCTGCGCCGTCACTGACGAAAAGGACAAGATTGTGGGCGTCATCGGCGTGGACATCCAGCTCGAGGAACTGCTCAAGCGTGCGCGCTCTCTCCAGCACGAAGTGGACGAGCACGACGACGGCGACTAG
- the icd gene encoding NADP-dependent isocitrate dehydrogenase → MRKTVYWIEGDGIGPEIWQAARPVIEGAIRAAGADLTLDWVELLAGDKAVKETGHPLPDATLEALRHAELAMKGPLGTPVGTGMRSLNVALRQTLDLYACIRPVRHFEGLETPVKHPERVNMVIFRENTEDVYAGVEFAANTPEARKLVAFLRDELGVTKVNDNAAVGIKPMTEAGSKRLVRRALRFALDQKQESLTLVHKGNIMKFTEGAFRQWGYDVAAQEFGDLTCTEKEPVPGRLVVKDRIADAMFQEALLRPEQYQVLATPNLNGDYISDALAAQVGGLGLAPGVNMSDTLAFYEATHGTAPTIAGKDKANPGSVILCGALMLEHLGQHDAANRIREAVGKAITGKSVTEDLAAQVTGSRVVGCKEFGDIIGAYL, encoded by the coding sequence ATGCGCAAGACAGTGTACTGGATTGAAGGCGACGGCATCGGCCCGGAAATCTGGCAGGCCGCCCGCCCGGTTATCGAAGGGGCCATCCGCGCCGCCGGAGCCGACCTTACTCTTGACTGGGTGGAACTGCTGGCCGGCGACAAAGCCGTGAAAGAAACGGGCCACCCCCTGCCCGACGCCACCCTTGAAGCCCTGCGCCATGCCGAACTCGCCATGAAGGGCCCTCTGGGCACCCCCGTGGGCACGGGCATGCGCAGCCTTAACGTGGCCCTGCGCCAGACCCTTGACCTCTATGCCTGCATCCGCCCGGTGCGGCACTTTGAGGGCCTGGAAACCCCGGTCAAGCACCCCGAACGCGTCAACATGGTCATCTTTCGCGAAAATACCGAAGACGTGTACGCGGGAGTGGAATTTGCCGCCAACACCCCCGAAGCCCGCAAGCTTGTCGCCTTTTTGCGTGACGAGCTTGGCGTGACCAAGGTGAACGACAATGCCGCTGTGGGCATCAAGCCCATGACCGAAGCCGGTTCCAAGCGTCTTGTGCGCCGCGCCCTGCGTTTCGCCCTGGACCAGAAGCAGGAAAGCCTCACCCTTGTGCACAAGGGCAATATCATGAAGTTCACCGAAGGCGCTTTTCGCCAGTGGGGCTACGATGTGGCCGCGCAGGAATTCGGCGACCTCACCTGCACTGAAAAAGAGCCCGTGCCCGGCCGTCTGGTGGTCAAGGATCGCATAGCCGACGCCATGTTCCAGGAGGCCCTGCTGCGTCCTGAACAGTATCAGGTGCTGGCCACCCCCAACCTCAACGGCGACTATATCTCCGACGCGCTGGCAGCGCAGGTGGGCGGCCTTGGCCTGGCCCCCGGCGTCAACATGTCCGACACCCTCGCCTTTTACGAGGCCACCCACGGCACAGCTCCCACCATTGCAGGCAAGGACAAGGCCAATCCCGGCAGCGTCATCCTGTGCGGGGCGCTCATGCTGGAACACCTGGGCCAGCACGATGCGGCAAACCGCATACGCGAGGCAGTGGGCAAGGCCATCACGGGCAAGTCCGTCACCGAAGACCTGGCCGCACAGGTCACCGGCTCCCGCGTGGTGGGCTGCAAGGAATTCGGCGACATCATCGGAGCATATCTCTAG
- a CDS encoding LysE family translocator: MADSAPVMARYSAHQGEQSALHQYILLFTAKVVVMISLENLLLFIPMAAILVMLPGPDFALIAKISLLNGRPQGQAAACGVALGICVHTTAAMLGISAIIAQSILWFSVLKYVGAAYLIWLGVQALRHSGAVSAAVVKTAPRDGGDARADVRPGAPATARAIAPADARPGAPADVHVIAPGTAENPVAAPRLSSRQWWSFFCQGFLTNALNPKAVIIFLTFLPQFTDPHAPLAPQFLELGGIMSALCLFWFVPLAYMLGRVRHIFENSRFQLWLQRFTGFIFIAFGLKLAAAQSR, from the coding sequence ATGGCTGACAGCGCGCCCGTCATGGCCCGTTACAGCGCACACCAGGGCGAGCAAAGCGCCTTGCACCAGTACATCCTTCTTTTCACCGCCAAGGTTGTTGTCATGATTTCACTGGAAAACCTGCTGCTCTTCATACCCATGGCGGCCATACTGGTGATGCTGCCAGGGCCGGACTTTGCCCTCATCGCCAAGATATCGCTGCTCAACGGCCGCCCGCAGGGGCAGGCTGCGGCCTGTGGCGTGGCCCTTGGCATCTGCGTGCACACCACCGCCGCCATGCTGGGCATATCCGCCATTATCGCCCAGTCCATTCTGTGGTTCAGCGTGCTCAAGTATGTGGGCGCGGCCTACCTTATCTGGCTTGGCGTCCAGGCCCTGCGCCACAGCGGAGCCGTCAGCGCCGCCGTGGTAAAGACCGCGCCGCGCGACGGCGGAGATGCCCGCGCAGACGTTCGTCCAGGCGCTCCCGCAACGGCCCGCGCTATTGCTCCCGCTGATGCCCGCCCAGGCGCTCCCGCAGACGTTCACGTAATTGCTCCCGGAACGGCTGAAAACCCTGTTGCGGCACCGCGCCTTTCGTCCCGGCAATGGTGGTCGTTTTTCTGTCAGGGTTTTTTGACCAATGCCCTTAACCCCAAGGCAGTCATCATTTTTTTGACGTTTCTGCCGCAATTTACTGACCCCCACGCCCCGCTGGCGCCCCAGTTTCTGGAGCTTGGCGGCATCATGTCGGCCCTGTGCCTTTTCTGGTTCGTGCCCCTGGCCTACATGCTGGGCCGTGTGCGCCACATTTTTGAAAACAGCCGTTTTCAGCTCTGGCTGCAACGCTTCACAGGTTTCATCTTCATAGCCTTCGGCCTCAAACTGGCCGCGGCGCAGTCCCGCTAA
- a CDS encoding hydratase yields MIELISNAVVIDGNTIRSAEEARAKGVDVEAARKNSLAARILAAHNTVDQSEDVLRIRFDALASHDITYVGIVQTARASGLTEFPVPYALTNCHNSLCAVGGTINEDDHLFGLAAAQKYGGIFVPPHLAVIHQYVREMMTKCGGMILGSDSHTRYGALGVMAIGEGGPELVKQLLGKTYDVTNPQKIAVWLEGEPRPGVGPQDVALALIAAVFKNGFVKNKVLEFMGPGVAGLSVEYRCGIDVMTTETTCLSSIWTTDAKVRQYLEKHGRADDYAELRLEGPACYDGLIRIDLGKIVPMIALPFHPSNAYPVVEVVRHAPELLAQVEDEARKQFGDAARGLNLCGKIRDGGVWVDQGIIAGCAGGSFENITLAAAILDGKSTGNLAFSLSVYPASEPQGLALVNNGSTAKLMAAGAVLKNAFCGPCFGAGDTPAHGALSIRHTTRNFPNREGSKPANGQLSAVALMDARSIAATAANGGRLTPATDLDWSASGLADVNLDYRFEPLIYHRRVYNGFGHPKPEVPLIFGPNIADWPAMSALTDHLLLQVASVITDPVTTTDELIPSGETSSLRSNPLKLAEYTLSRKDPDYVGRAKAVDAMEKARLANPADSVLMARARALFALCGLDILQGASDLKNVGIGSTIFAVKPGDGSAREQAASCQKVLGGWANLAVEYATKRYRSNLINWGMLPFITDADLAATLKVGDWLAVPNVRKAVQNAEPTILAYVVRENGSAEQIALTLKDLTDDERQIILDGCLINFYNSTRKQ; encoded by the coding sequence ATGATTGAACTCATAAGCAATGCCGTTGTCATTGACGGAAACACCATCCGCAGTGCCGAAGAGGCCCGCGCAAAGGGTGTGGACGTGGAAGCCGCGCGCAAAAACAGCCTGGCCGCCCGCATTCTTGCCGCACATAATACCGTTGACCAGAGCGAAGACGTGTTGCGCATCCGTTTCGACGCCCTGGCTTCCCACGACATTACCTACGTGGGCATTGTCCAGACGGCCCGTGCCAGCGGCCTTACGGAATTTCCCGTGCCCTACGCCCTCACCAACTGCCACAACAGCCTCTGCGCCGTGGGCGGCACCATCAATGAGGACGACCACCTCTTCGGTCTCGCGGCCGCGCAAAAGTACGGCGGCATCTTCGTGCCCCCGCACCTTGCTGTCATCCATCAGTACGTGCGCGAAATGATGACCAAATGCGGCGGCATGATTCTTGGTTCCGACAGCCACACCCGATACGGCGCTCTGGGCGTCATGGCCATTGGTGAAGGCGGCCCGGAACTCGTCAAGCAGTTGCTTGGCAAGACCTATGACGTGACCAATCCGCAAAAAATCGCCGTCTGGCTCGAAGGCGAGCCGCGCCCCGGCGTCGGCCCGCAGGACGTGGCCCTGGCTCTTATCGCCGCCGTGTTCAAGAACGGCTTTGTGAAAAACAAGGTGCTGGAATTTATGGGCCCCGGCGTTGCAGGCCTTTCTGTGGAATACCGCTGCGGCATCGACGTCATGACCACGGAAACCACCTGTCTTTCGTCCATATGGACCACGGACGCCAAGGTGCGCCAGTACCTTGAAAAGCACGGCCGCGCCGATGATTACGCGGAACTGCGCCTTGAAGGCCCGGCCTGTTATGACGGCCTTATCCGCATCGACCTTGGCAAGATCGTGCCCATGATTGCCCTGCCCTTCCACCCCAGCAACGCCTACCCCGTGGTTGAAGTGGTGCGGCACGCGCCCGAGCTGCTGGCCCAGGTGGAAGACGAAGCCCGCAAACAGTTTGGCGACGCCGCCAGGGGGCTGAACCTCTGCGGCAAGATCCGCGACGGCGGCGTGTGGGTGGATCAGGGCATTATCGCCGGCTGCGCTGGCGGCAGCTTTGAAAACATCACGCTGGCCGCCGCCATCCTTGACGGCAAAAGCACGGGCAACCTGGCCTTCAGCCTGTCCGTCTACCCTGCCAGCGAACCGCAGGGCCTGGCCCTGGTCAACAACGGCTCCACGGCCAAGCTCATGGCCGCTGGCGCTGTGCTCAAAAACGCCTTCTGCGGCCCCTGTTTCGGCGCGGGCGACACCCCGGCGCACGGCGCGCTGTCCATCCGGCACACCACACGCAACTTCCCCAACCGCGAAGGCTCCAAGCCCGCCAACGGACAGCTTTCAGCCGTGGCCCTTATGGACGCCCGCTCCATTGCCGCCACGGCGGCCAACGGCGGCCGCCTGACCCCGGCCACCGACCTTGACTGGTCAGCGTCCGGCCTTGCCGACGTGAACCTCGACTACCGCTTCGAGCCGCTCATCTACCACCGCCGCGTTTACAACGGCTTTGGCCATCCCAAGCCCGAAGTGCCCCTGATCTTTGGCCCCAATATCGCGGACTGGCCCGCCATGAGCGCCCTGACCGACCATCTGCTGCTCCAGGTGGCCAGCGTCATCACCGATCCCGTGACCACCACGGACGAACTTATCCCCTCTGGCGAAACATCGTCGCTGCGCTCCAACCCCCTCAAACTGGCGGAATACACTTTGTCGCGCAAAGACCCCGACTATGTCGGGCGCGCCAAGGCTGTGGACGCCATGGAAAAGGCGCGGCTTGCCAATCCGGCAGATTCTGTGCTCATGGCGCGCGCCCGCGCCCTTTTCGCCCTTTGCGGGCTGGACATCCTGCAGGGAGCCTCCGACCTTAAGAACGTGGGCATCGGGTCCACCATCTTTGCCGTGAAACCCGGCGACGGTTCGGCACGCGAGCAGGCTGCCTCCTGCCAGAAGGTGCTGGGCGGCTGGGCCAACCTGGCAGTGGAATACGCCACCAAGCGGTACCGCTCCAATCTTATCAACTGGGGCATGCTGCCCTTCATCACCGACGCCGATCTTGCCGCGACGCTCAAGGTGGGCGACTGGCTGGCCGTGCCCAACGTGCGCAAGGCCGTGCAGAACGCCGAGCCGACCATACTGGCCTACGTCGTGCGCGAAAACGGCAGCGCCGAGCAGATAGCCCTGACACTCAAGGACCTGACCGATGACGAACGTCAGATCATCCTCGATGGCTGCCTGATCAACTTTTACAATTCCACGCGCAAACAATAG
- a CDS encoding SDR family oxidoreductase — translation MSAYSQLCASMQAAPSRWLITGVAGFIGSNLLEHLLKLGQTVIGLDNFLTGYQKNLDMVRDIVGPEAWSRFTFIEGDIRDLDTCHKACQGVQHVLHEAALGSVPRSIDDPLLSNSCNITGFLHMLVAARDAGAKSFVYAASSSTYGDSPELPKVEDKIGRPLSPYAVTKYVDELYADVFNRCYGFSTVGLRYFNVFGQRQDPYGAYAAVVPQWFASLIKGETVFVNGDGETSRDFCYIDNVVEANLLSSFAQGEAVNTIYNVAFGQRTTLNELFDLIREEVARHRPEAANAKVEHRDFRAGDVRHSLADISRAATRLGYAPRFDVRQGLRLAGDWYAANL, via the coding sequence ATGAGCGCGTATTCCCAATTGTGTGCCTCCATGCAGGCAGCCCCCTCCCGCTGGTTGATTACGGGCGTTGCGGGTTTTATCGGTTCCAACCTGCTTGAGCATCTTTTGAAGCTTGGCCAGACAGTCATCGGGCTGGACAACTTTTTGACCGGCTATCAGAAAAATCTTGATATGGTGCGCGATATCGTCGGGCCTGAAGCCTGGAGCCGTTTTACCTTCATTGAAGGCGACATTCGCGATCTGGACACCTGCCATAAAGCCTGCCAGGGCGTACAGCACGTGCTGCATGAGGCGGCGCTGGGTTCTGTGCCGCGCTCCATTGATGATCCCTTGCTGTCCAACAGCTGCAATATCACGGGCTTTCTGCACATGCTCGTGGCCGCCCGCGACGCAGGGGCCAAGAGCTTTGTGTACGCCGCCTCGTCATCAACCTATGGCGATTCGCCGGAACTGCCCAAGGTGGAAGACAAGATCGGCCGCCCCCTGTCGCCCTACGCCGTCACCAAGTACGTGGACGAGCTTTATGCCGACGTGTTCAACCGCTGCTACGGCTTTTCCACCGTCGGACTGCGCTACTTCAACGTTTTCGGCCAGCGCCAGGATCCCTACGGCGCATATGCCGCCGTTGTACCCCAGTGGTTCGCCAGCCTCATCAAGGGCGAAACCGTCTTTGTGAACGGCGACGGCGAAACCAGCCGCGACTTCTGCTACATTGACAATGTTGTGGAGGCCAACCTGCTGTCCAGCTTTGCCCAGGGCGAAGCCGTCAACACCATCTACAATGTGGCCTTTGGTCAGCGCACGACCCTCAATGAGCTTTTTGACCTTATCCGCGAAGAGGTGGCCCGCCATAGGCCTGAAGCCGCCAACGCCAAGGTGGAACACCGCGATTTTCGCGCTGGCGACGTGCGCCACAGCCTGGCCGACATCAGCCGCGCCGCGACCCGGCTGGGGTATGCCCCCCGCTTTGACGTGCGCCAGGGCCTGCGCCTGGCCGGTGACTGGTACGCCGCCAACCTGTAG
- a CDS encoding glycosyltransferase family 4 protein has product MKIIVLGNQARSMSNFWSVLVRHMFRAGHEVICCTPPGDPGAEAILAAQGAQVQHYPLDRKGLNPLNDLRTTGALLRIFKNEKPDLLFASTIKPVIYGGIAARVAGVPHIYATITGLGYAFEADSFFKKCVNRLSALLYRTALSGAEGIFFQNEDDIATFQKAGILRPKSRVLRARGTGVDTARFAPTPLPGLADDGTLTEPPVFLLVARLLEAKGLKEYAQAAHELKARHPHTRFLLLGPEEQGLGSISLEQVRLWQDHGGIEYLGETRDVRPYISAAHVMVLPSWREGTPTSIMEGMSMGRAAVVTDAPGCREVVRNGHNGYLVPLRDPKALASAMEAFILQPALMASMGAAGRKMALNEFDAEKVADGILEDMHVPASPESDSTGR; this is encoded by the coding sequence ATGAAGATCATAGTTCTGGGCAATCAGGCCAGGTCCATGAGCAATTTCTGGAGCGTACTGGTGCGCCATATGTTTCGGGCTGGCCATGAGGTGATCTGCTGCACGCCGCCCGGCGATCCGGGGGCGGAGGCGATTCTGGCGGCCCAGGGGGCGCAGGTGCAACATTATCCGCTGGATCGCAAGGGGCTCAACCCCCTGAACGACCTGCGCACCACCGGGGCGCTTTTGCGCATTTTCAAAAATGAAAAACCCGACCTGCTCTTTGCCTCCACCATCAAGCCCGTCATCTACGGCGGCATTGCGGCCCGTGTGGCTGGCGTGCCGCATATTTACGCCACCATCACCGGACTCGGTTACGCCTTTGAGGCTGACAGCTTTTTTAAAAAATGCGTCAACCGCCTGAGCGCCCTCTTGTACCGCACGGCGCTTTCCGGGGCTGAAGGCATTTTTTTTCAGAATGAAGACGACATCGCCACGTTCCAGAAAGCCGGAATCCTGCGGCCAAAGTCGCGCGTCCTGCGCGCGCGCGGCACAGGGGTGGACACAGCCCGCTTTGCCCCCACGCCCTTGCCCGGCCTTGCCGATGACGGCACGCTGACCGAGCCGCCGGTCTTTCTGCTGGTGGCCCGCCTGCTTGAAGCCAAAGGGCTGAAAGAATACGCCCAGGCTGCGCATGAACTCAAGGCCAGGCATCCCCATACGCGTTTTCTGCTGCTGGGGCCTGAAGAGCAAGGGCTTGGCAGCATCAGCCTGGAGCAGGTGCGCCTGTGGCAAGACCACGGCGGCATCGAATATCTTGGCGAAACGCGGGACGTGCGCCCCTACATAAGCGCGGCTCACGTCATGGTGCTGCCTTCGTGGCGCGAGGGCACGCCCACCTCCATCATGGAAGGCATGAGCATGGGGCGCGCCGCCGTTGTCACTGACGCCCCCGGTTGCCGCGAGGTCGTGCGCAACGGGCACAATGGCTACCTTGTACCCTTGCGCGATCCCAAGGCCCTTGCGTCTGCCATGGAGGCCTTCATTCTCCAGCCCGCTCTCATGGCAAGCATGGGCGCTGCCGGACGCAAGATGGCCCTGAACGAATTTGACGCCGAAAAGGTAGCTGACGGCATCCTTGAAGACATGCACGTTCCGGCATCGCCGGAGTCGGACAGCACGGGGCGCTAA